The Thermotoga sp. genome includes the window CAGAGGAGCATATTGACCAAGGAACCCATTAACTGCTATCGGAGCTGTTTTTGCTCTTACACCGGTTAAAACCAAAGCGTATATAAATTCATTCCAGGACATGAGAAAAGTGAAGACAGTTGCCACTACTATTCCGGCCGAGGCAAGAGGGAAAAAGATCTTCCAATATATTTGAAATTCCCTACAACCATCTATTCTTGCGGCTTCTTCGTAATCACGGGGTATTCCCTCAAAAAATGGAAGGAGTAACGCAACTGCATAAGGAAGGTTGAAGCTAATATGCGCTAACGAGAGTCCGAAAATATTATCACTAAGTCCCATCTTTTTAAAAATCAGATAAAATGGCAGTGACAGAGTGATTTGTGGCACCATCCTCAATAGAAGCAATAGAAAGATGATCCAATCATTTACTTTGAACTTGTATCGGGACAAACCATAGGAAGCCATCGATCCAAAAAATACAGAAACAAATGAAGAAATGCTGGCTGCTATCAGAGAATTCTTCAAACCCCGAACGAAATCTTCATTTTCGAACGCTTTTTTGTAGCTTGACAGCGTTGGTTTGAAATAGAACGGGTTCTTACTCCAGATGTCTATATCCCTTTTGAAGCCGTTCAGGATGATTATAAATATCGGGAAGAGCTCAATGATAACAATGATAAGTGCTATAAGGAAGATCATCCATCCTATAATTCTTTTCTTCATGCAATCTCACCACGCAACCCTTTTTTCACGATAAAGTAAGAAATTGCAAGAGAAGCAATCATCAGGAAGGTTCCCAATGCTGAGGCATAGGAGATGTTTCCAAATTCAAACGCTTGTTTTTGTATGTACAACGAAAGAAGCATGGTTGCGTTTGAAGGTCCTCCGTAAGTCATGACGTATACTTC containing:
- a CDS encoding carbohydrate ABC transporter permease, which codes for MKKRIIGWMIFLIALIIVIIELFPIFIIILNGFKRDIDIWSKNPFYFKPTLSSYKKAFENEDFVRGLKNSLIAASISSFVSVFFGSMASYGLSRYKFKVNDWIIFLLLLLRMVPQITLSLPFYLIFKKMGLSDNIFGLSLAHISFNLPYAVALLLPFFEGIPRDYEEAARIDGCREFQIYWKIFFPLASAGIVVATVFTFLMSWNEFIYALVLTGVRAKTAPIAVNGFLGQYAPLWGQLSAAGTIMLIPVFAITLGFQRYIIKGLSAGGIKG